In Nicotiana tabacum cultivar K326 chromosome 2, ASM71507v2, whole genome shotgun sequence, the following proteins share a genomic window:
- the LOC107777899 gene encoding uncharacterized protein LOC107777899: MVFSSIPAYLDPANWQQQTGGNIPNHYQLTSPLSQTATPPPLPPPPPPQPHGGGGAGSIRPGSMADRARLANVPMPETALKCPRCESSNTKFCYFNNYSLSQPRHFCKTCRRYWTRGGALRNVPVGGGCRRNKRSSSKSSNNNNNNASKSPASSTSTDGRQAANNNSGSTSTISSHSNSFSGPTSSASLLGLMSPQIPPLRFMSPLGQLTDHHHFSTPGNNMNLNFSTSGNVLGGTSEGMMVNNNNLLGAAGGGGVASLLSSVNVEHWRMQQQQQQQMAQQFPNFFGGFDPSNSPSGINNYQFQGGVNEAVQFLGGNESTTSQIRPKISTSMLNQMASVKMEDNNHNQDQSALSRQLLGIQGNENWNTASAWSDLSASFSSSSTSNAL; the protein is encoded by the exons ATGGTGTTTTCCTCAATTCCAGCTTATCTTGATCCAGCCAACTGGCAACAG caAACTGGAGGTAATATTCCAAATCATTATCAGCTCACATCACCACTATCTCAGACTGCAACACCGCCGCCACTACCACCTCCACCACCACCTCAACCACATGGCGGCGGTGGTGCAGGTTCTATTAGGCCGGGCTCGATGGCTGATCGAGCCCGGTTAGCTAACGTACCTATGCCTGAGACAGCCCTAAAATGCCCTCGATGCGAATCATCAAACACCAAGTTTTGCTACTTCAACAACTACAGTCTTTCGCAGCCTAGACACTTTTGCAAGACTTGTAGAAG GTACTGGACTAGAGGCGGCGCTCTGAGGAATGTCCCCGTGGGTGGTGGTTGTCGGAGAAACAAAAGAAGCAGTAGCAaaagcagtaacaacaacaataataatgcgTCCAAGTCTCCAGCTTCTAGCACAAGTACTGATGGTCGTCAAGCTGCTAATAATAATTCTGGTTCTACAAGCACAATTTCTTCACACAGTAATAGTTTTTCTGGTCCAACATCATCAGCTAGTTTATTAGGTCTAATGTCCCCTCAAATTCCACCTCTACGTTTCATGTCACCTTTAGGCCAATTAACTGATCATCATCACTTCAGTACTCCTGGTAATAACATGAACTTGAATTTTTCTACGAGTGGTAACGTATTAGGCGGTACCAGTGAAGGTATGATGGTTAATAACAATAATTTGCTCGGTGCTGCTGGTGGTGGTGGAGTTGCTTCGCTTTTATCAAGTGTAAACGTTGAACACTGGCGgatgcagcagcagcagcagcagcaaatGGCACAACAATTTCCTAACTTTTTTGGCGGATTTGATCCGTCTAATTCGCCTTCTGGTATTAATAATTACCAGTTTCAAGGTGGTGTTAATGAGGCTGTACAATTTCTTGGTGGTAATGAGAGTACTACAAGTCAAATTAGGCCGAAAATCTCGACGTCAATGCTAAATCAGATGGCTTCAgtgaagatggaagataacaatCATAATCAAGATCAATCAGCTTTGTCAAGACAGTTGTTAGGAATTCAAGGGAATGAAAATTGGAATACTGCTAGTGCTTGGAGTGATCTTTCTGCTAGTTTTAGCTCTTCTTCTACTAGTAATGCCTtataa
- the LOC107777900 gene encoding uncharacterized protein LOC107777900: MDVLDQEDASVGDTSVAVAKSTGIDPSDPLYLHPSNNLRAMLVSVPFSGIGYRYSRCSVMRGFSIKNKLGFISGECKLPDPQSQRFRQWERCDDMVTSWIVNSLSKDIADTVEYANNAVELWR; encoded by the coding sequence ATGGATGTACTAGATCAGGAAGATGCATCTGTTGGTGATACTAGCGTCGCTGTCGCGAAGAGCACCGGAATAGATCCGAGTGATCCGCTCTATCTACATCCATCAAACAACCTTAGAGCGATGCTCGTCTCAGTTCCTTTCAGTGGAATTGGGTATAGATATTCGAGGTGTAGTGTCATGCGAGGTTTTTCCATCAAAAATAAGTTAGGATTTATAAGTGGGGAGTGCAAATTACCAGATCCTCAGTCTCAAAGGTTTCGTCAGTGGGAGCGATGCGACGATATGGTAACATCTTGGATTGTAAATTCACTCTCCAAAGACATTGCAGACACTGTGGAATATGCTAATAATGCTGTTGAACTGTGGAGATAA